One window of Candidatus Nitrospira kreftii genomic DNA carries:
- a CDS encoding Ammonia monooxygenase subunit C — protein MASDRGYDISQWYDSKPVKIGWFAMLAIGVFWVLYQRAFGYSHGLDSMTPEFDSVWMGLWRFNILANAAFFAVTIGWIWVTRDRNLTNLDPKLELKRYFYWMGWLVCYIWGVYYAGSYTLEQDAAWHQVIIRDTSFTASHIVAFYGTFPLYITCGVASYLYAQTRLPLYSQATSFALVAAVVGPMFILPNVGLNEWGHAFWFVDELFSAPLHWGFVTLGWCGLFGAAGGVAAQIVSRMSNLADVIWNNAPKSILDPFPSQVGPGSKSVY, from the coding sequence ATGGCAAGTGATCGCGGGTATGACATTTCGCAGTGGTATGACTCGAAGCCGGTGAAGATCGGCTGGTTTGCAATGCTGGCGATCGGCGTTTTTTGGGTGCTGTATCAGCGGGCGTTTGGGTATTCCCACGGGTTGGACTCCATGACCCCTGAGTTTGACTCCGTCTGGATGGGACTGTGGCGGTTTAACATTCTGGCCAATGCGGCGTTCTTTGCCGTGACCATCGGCTGGATCTGGGTGACGCGGGATCGGAACCTGACGAACCTGGACCCGAAACTGGAGCTGAAGCGGTACTTCTACTGGATGGGCTGGCTGGTGTGCTACATCTGGGGCGTGTACTACGCGGGCAGCTACACCCTGGAGCAGGATGCGGCGTGGCACCAGGTGATCATCCGGGATACGAGCTTCACGGCGAGCCACATCGTGGCGTTCTACGGGACCTTCCCGTTGTACATCACGTGCGGCGTGGCGAGCTATCTGTATGCGCAGACGCGGTTGCCGCTGTATAGCCAAGCGACGTCGTTTGCGTTGGTGGCGGCGGTGGTGGGGCCGATGTTCATTCTGCCGAACGTGGGGTTGAATGAGTGGGGCCATGCGTTCTGGTTTGTCGATGAGCTGTTCTCGGCGCCGTTGCACTGGGGCTTTGTGACGTTGGGCTGGTGCGGGTTGTTCGGGGCGGCCGGCGGGGTGGCGGCCCAGATCGTGAGCCGCATGTCGAACCTCGCGGACGTGATCTGGAACAATGCGCCCAAGAGTATCCTGGATCCGTTTCCCAGCCAGGTGGGCCCAGGGTCCAAGAGCGTCTACTAG
- a CDS encoding hypothetical protein (conserved protein of unknown function): MTSRNLALKLALLTVSIGACLALYQLWNRPTTQKEVLIASIINNWQQAHTSDHRFQILPEFNNDAVLDTETGLIWEISPSSTTITWNEARSTCLIRSIGGQKGWRLPAPSEMRSLVGPAVDSPIPNIPPGHPFLNIQPTSYWTVVPEDNQPSYARYVDAFLGNVLSFIKVYTYPVWCVRGPIKSDDH; the protein is encoded by the coding sequence ATGACATCGAGAAACCTAGCGTTGAAACTGGCTCTTCTTACAGTGAGCATAGGTGCATGCCTAGCTCTCTACCAACTCTGGAACCGCCCGACAACTCAGAAAGAAGTGCTAATTGCTAGTATCATCAATAACTGGCAACAGGCGCACACATCGGATCACCGATTTCAGATTTTGCCAGAATTCAACAATGACGCAGTCCTCGACACGGAAACTGGGCTGATATGGGAAATCTCTCCTAGCTCAACAACCATAACTTGGAACGAAGCCCGTTCCACTTGCCTCATCAGATCCATTGGAGGTCAAAAAGGCTGGCGCCTACCGGCGCCCTCTGAAATGCGTAGCCTCGTGGGGCCGGCAGTGGACTCACCGATTCCCAATATCCCCCCAGGGCATCCATTTTTGAACATTCAGCCGACATCCTATTGGACCGTAGTCCCGGAAGATAATCAGCCTTCCTATGCGCGCTATGTGGATGCATTCCTCGGGAACGTACTGAGTTTCATCAAGGTCTACACCTATCCGGTCTGGTGCGTTCGCGGGCCGATTAAGTCCGATGACCATTGA